One stretch of Psychrilyobacter piezotolerans DNA includes these proteins:
- the glmU gene encoding bifunctional UDP-N-acetylglucosamine diphosphorylase/glucosamine-1-phosphate N-acetyltransferase GlmU — protein MKLISLILAAGKGTRMNSDLPKVVHKVNGIPMVKKIMNILNELRVEKNILILGHKKEVVLKSAGAENTYVVQEEQLGTGHAVMMAEDLLKDYDGDVMVVCGDTPLLRPETLKKLYDKHTAAKAATTILTSVYENPFGYGRIVKKDGLVKAIVEQKEADQKTQAIKEVNAGVYVFNSKKLFEALSKMDNNNAQGEYYLTDVIKIQVGQKEVVESFILEDNEEILGVNSKVQLAQAEEVLRMRKNIALMEEGAILIDPKTTYVEESVKIGKDTVIHPGAFLQGETVIGENSEIIGNTRIIDSKVGKNVRIESSVIEESIVEDKVTIGPFAHLRAKTHLKEGVHIGNFVETKKCVLEKGVKAGHLTYLGDAEIGENTNIGAGTITCNYDGVNKHKTVIGKNVFVGSDTELVAPVNIGDSAVIGAGSVITKDVPARALAVARGRQIIKKEWTK, from the coding sequence ATGAAATTAATTTCACTTATATTAGCAGCAGGGAAAGGTACAAGGATGAATTCTGATTTACCAAAGGTTGTTCACAAAGTAAATGGAATACCTATGGTAAAAAAAATAATGAATATATTAAATGAATTGAGAGTGGAAAAAAACATATTGATATTAGGACATAAAAAAGAAGTTGTCTTAAAAAGTGCAGGAGCTGAAAATACCTATGTTGTTCAAGAGGAACAGCTTGGAACGGGTCATGCAGTAATGATGGCTGAAGATTTGTTGAAAGATTATGATGGTGATGTAATGGTAGTATGTGGAGATACTCCCTTATTGAGACCGGAAACTTTAAAAAAACTCTATGATAAACACACAGCTGCCAAGGCAGCTACAACTATCTTAACATCTGTCTATGAAAATCCTTTTGGATATGGAAGGATAGTAAAAAAAGATGGTTTAGTAAAAGCCATAGTGGAGCAAAAAGAAGCGGATCAGAAGACACAGGCTATAAAAGAAGTAAATGCAGGTGTATATGTATTTAACAGTAAAAAATTATTTGAAGCCCTGTCTAAGATGGACAACAATAATGCCCAGGGGGAATATTATTTAACAGATGTAATAAAAATCCAGGTAGGGCAAAAAGAAGTCGTGGAAAGTTTCATCTTGGAGGACAATGAGGAAATACTGGGTGTTAACTCTAAGGTACAGTTAGCTCAGGCGGAAGAAGTGTTAAGAATGAGAAAAAATATCGCTCTCATGGAAGAAGGAGCAATTTTAATAGATCCCAAAACTACCTATGTAGAAGAAAGCGTAAAAATAGGTAAAGATACGGTTATTCATCCAGGAGCATTTCTTCAGGGAGAAACAGTTATTGGAGAGAACAGTGAAATAATAGGAAATACAAGAATAATTGACTCTAAAGTAGGAAAGAATGTAAGGATAGAGTCTTCGGTAATAGAGGAATCAATAGTAGAGGATAAGGTAACTATAGGACCTTTTGCTCATTTAAGAGCCAAGACCCACTTAAAAGAAGGGGTGCATATAGGAAATTTTGTGGAGACAAAAAAATGTGTCTTAGAAAAAGGCGTTAAGGCTGGGCATTTAACGTATTTAGGAGATGCTGAAATAGGTGAGAATACCAATATAGGAGCAGGAACCATAACTTGTAACTATGACGGGGTTAATAAACATAAAACAGTAATAGGGAAGAATGTATTTGTTGGAAGTGATACTGAATTAGTAGCTCCTGTAAATATAGGGGATTCAGCGGTAATAGGAGCTGGATCTGTAATTACTAAGGATGTACCTGCTAGAGCATTAGCAGTGGCTAGGGGGAGACAGATTATTAAGAAGGAGTGGACTAAATAA
- a CDS encoding NADH-dependent [FeFe] hydrogenase, group A6, with the protein MELINVIIDGKSIAVPKEATILSAAESLGISIPTLCHLQMGENDYKNDCASCRICVVEVEGRRNLAPSCATPVHEGMVVKTNTMNVMQKRRTIMELLLSDHPKDCLSCSKNGECELQDLAVQLGVREVRFEGEMSTYRPDYSPSIIRDMDKCIMCRRCETMCNDVQTVGVLSGVNRGFDSVVATAFEKNLEDSVCTYCGQCVAVCPVGALHENDHTWKLVKDLADPKKKVIVQVAPAVRVALGEEFGEEPGTNVTGKMVTGLRQLGFDQVFDTNWAADLTIMEEASEFKDRLERFLGGDKDVKLPLLTSCCPAWVKFFEHNYQDMLDVPSSAKSPQQMFGAVAKGIWAKEEGISREDLIVVSVMPCLAKKYETSRDEFKVDGNPDVDYSISTRELAKLLKQANIDLTLLETSEFDNPLGESSGAADIFGRTGGVIEAAVRTAYEWVTGETLENLDFKALRGFEGFRSATVKVGDLDLNIGIAHGLGEARTMLDKIRAGEANYHAIEIMACKGGCVGGGGQPYHHGDFSVVTRRAEGLQNIDDNKTMRKSHENKFVQDLYEKHLDKPMSHKAHDLLHTKYFPKQKV; encoded by the coding sequence ATGGAATTAATAAATGTTATCATAGATGGTAAATCAATAGCAGTTCCCAAGGAAGCGACGATACTTTCTGCTGCTGAATCATTAGGAATTTCTATTCCTACATTATGTCATTTACAAATGGGTGAAAATGATTATAAAAATGATTGTGCATCATGTAGAATATGTGTTGTAGAGGTAGAGGGAAGAAGAAATTTAGCGCCTTCTTGTGCTACACCAGTTCATGAAGGAATGGTAGTAAAAACCAATACAATGAATGTAATGCAAAAAAGAAGAACTATAATGGAACTTCTGTTATCAGATCATCCTAAGGACTGTTTATCATGTTCTAAAAATGGAGAGTGTGAATTACAAGATTTAGCTGTTCAATTAGGTGTAAGAGAGGTAAGATTTGAAGGAGAGATGTCTACATATAGACCTGACTATTCACCTTCTATCATAAGAGATATGGATAAGTGTATCATGTGCAGAAGATGTGAAACTATGTGTAATGATGTACAGACTGTAGGGGTTTTATCTGGAGTAAACAGAGGATTTGACTCGGTAGTTGCCACAGCATTTGAGAAAAATTTAGAAGACAGTGTATGTACTTACTGTGGCCAGTGTGTAGCTGTATGTCCGGTAGGAGCTCTCCATGAAAATGATCATACTTGGAAGCTGGTAAAAGATCTGGCTGACCCTAAGAAAAAAGTAATAGTTCAGGTTGCTCCAGCAGTAAGAGTAGCTTTAGGTGAGGAATTCGGGGAAGAGCCTGGAACTAATGTAACTGGAAAAATGGTAACAGGACTTAGACAATTGGGATTCGATCAAGTGTTCGATACCAACTGGGCTGCTGACCTTACTATAATGGAGGAAGCTTCTGAATTTAAAGATAGATTAGAAAGATTCTTAGGAGGAGACAAGGACGTAAAATTACCGTTATTGACTTCTTGCTGCCCGGCATGGGTAAAATTCTTTGAGCATAACTATCAAGATATGTTAGATGTACCATCTTCAGCTAAATCACCTCAACAAATGTTCGGTGCAGTTGCTAAAGGAATCTGGGCTAAGGAAGAGGGAATCTCTAGAGAAGACCTTATTGTGGTATCTGTAATGCCATGTTTAGCTAAAAAATATGAGACTTCTAGAGACGAGTTTAAAGTGGATGGAAATCCAGATGTGGATTATTCTATCTCAACTAGAGAATTAGCTAAGTTATTAAAGCAGGCTAATATAGATTTAACATTATTAGAAACTTCTGAATTTGATAATCCATTGGGAGAATCATCTGGAGCAGCTGATATATTCGGTAGAACTGGTGGGGTAATAGAGGCCGCTGTTAGAACTGCGTATGAATGGGTGACAGGAGAAACTTTAGAAAACTTAGACTTTAAAGCATTAAGAGGATTTGAAGGATTTAGATCGGCTACAGTAAAGGTAGGGGACTTGGATCTTAACATCGGAATAGCTCATGGTTTAGGAGAAGCTAGAACGATGTTAGATAAGATAAGAGCAGGAGAAGCTAATTACCATGCTATAGAAATAATGGCATGTAAAGGTGGATGCGTAGGTGGAGGTGGACAACCTTACCATCATGGTGACTTTAGTGTAGTTACTAGAAGAGCAGAAGGCCTTCAAAATATAGACGATAACAAAACTATGAGAAAATCTCATGAAAATAAGTTTGTACAAGATCTTTATGAAAAACATTTAGATAAACCAATGAGTCATAAAGCTCATGACTTATTACATACTAAATATTTTCCAAAACAAAAAGTATAA
- a CDS encoding L-threonylcarbamoyladenylate synthase, with product MKKIFENSELNYEKISNMVANGALIIYPTDTVYGLGASIHMKKSLDKVYEVKERDGKSPLIALLSDGKYLEKVAIINELNKEKVEKLIEKFWPGGLTIILDKKRIIPPNMVSNGTSVGVRVPNHKISIKIIESCGGILATTSANISGEPSPRSYDELSEEIKSRVDIVVDDNETPKGVESTIIDMRGTPKILREGHITRIDIEKIIGKVE from the coding sequence ATGAAAAAAATATTTGAGAACAGTGAATTAAATTATGAAAAAATTTCAAATATGGTAGCTAATGGGGCTCTAATAATTTATCCAACCGATACAGTATATGGATTGGGAGCAAGTATTCATATGAAAAAATCATTGGATAAGGTTTATGAAGTGAAGGAAAGAGACGGGAAATCTCCCTTGATAGCTCTTTTGAGTGATGGAAAATATCTAGAAAAAGTAGCTATAATAAATGAACTCAATAAAGAAAAAGTAGAAAAATTAATAGAAAAATTTTGGCCTGGCGGGCTGACAATAATTTTAGATAAAAAGAGGATAATACCTCCTAATATGGTATCTAACGGTACCAGTGTAGGGGTAAGGGTTCCGAATCATAAAATTTCTATAAAAATTATAGAAAGCTGCGGGGGAATATTAGCTACCACAAGTGCCAATATATCAGGGGAACCCAGCCCTAGATCATATGATGAACTCAGTGAAGAGATCAAGTCTAGAGTAGATATAGTGGTAGATGATAATGAAACACCTAAGGGAGTGGAATCAACTATAATCGATATGAGAGGTACTCCTAAGATATTACGGGAGGGTCACATCACACGAATAGATATAGAAAAAATAATCGGGAAAGTGGAATAA
- a CDS encoding ribose-phosphate diphosphokinase, which translates to MKNAKNVKIFTGTSNVSLANKIVENLGIPMGQSEILRFADGEVLTKINETVRGCQVFVIQPTTEPVNESIMELLIFIDALKRASAKEITVVMPYYGYARQDRKASPREPITSKLVANLLTTAGATRIMTMDLHANQIQGFFDIPVDHFKALPLLARNFIEHGLKGDDVVVVSPDIGGVKRARELAKWLDCKIAIIDKRRPKPNMSEIMNIIGEVEGKTAIFIDDMIDTAGTITNGAQAIMDMGAVASYACCTHAVFSGPAMERLEASPLKKIIITDTIEIPEEKKISKIKILSVDKLFAEGIRRVIEYKSISELFEIKK; encoded by the coding sequence ATTAAAAATGCCAAGAATGTAAAGATTTTCACTGGGACATCAAATGTTAGTTTAGCAAACAAAATAGTAGAAAATTTAGGAATACCAATGGGTCAATCGGAAATACTTAGATTTGCAGATGGAGAAGTTCTTACTAAGATCAATGAGACTGTTAGAGGTTGTCAAGTATTCGTAATTCAACCAACAACAGAGCCGGTAAATGAAAGTATAATGGAATTATTAATATTTATCGATGCATTAAAAAGAGCTTCAGCTAAAGAAATTACTGTAGTTATGCCATATTATGGGTATGCCAGACAGGATAGAAAAGCCAGCCCAAGAGAACCTATTACATCTAAGCTAGTGGCTAATTTACTTACGACAGCAGGAGCTACAAGAATAATGACTATGGATTTACATGCCAACCAAATCCAAGGATTCTTCGATATTCCAGTAGATCACTTTAAGGCGTTACCACTTTTAGCAAGAAACTTTATCGAACATGGATTAAAAGGAGATGACGTAGTAGTAGTATCTCCAGATATCGGTGGGGTAAAAAGAGCCAGAGAATTAGCTAAATGGTTGGATTGTAAGATCGCAATCATAGACAAGAGAAGACCAAAACCTAATATGTCAGAGATCATGAACATAATAGGAGAGGTAGAGGGGAAAACAGCCATCTTTATAGATGATATGATAGACACAGCTGGAACTATCACTAATGGAGCACAAGCCATCATGGATATGGGAGCGGTAGCTTCTTATGCATGTTGTACACATGCAGTATTCTCAGGACCTGCAATGGAAAGATTGGAAGCATCTCCGCTTAAGAAGATTATAATCACAGATACTATCGAGATACCTGAAGAGAAGAAAATCTCTAAAATTAAGATTTTATCTGTAGATAAATTATTTGCTGAAGGAATAAGAAGAGTAATCGAATATAAATCAATCAGTGAATTATTTGAAATAAAAAAATAG
- a CDS encoding NADH-quinone oxidoreductase subunit NuoF, with product MAYKKHVLICGGTGCLSSKAGTIAENIESLLVEKGMTEDVQVIKTGCFGFCEKGPIVKIVPDNTFYVEVKPEDAARIVEEDLIKGEKIETLLFRDPVTKKRVEDSDHMDFYKKQQRIALRNCGLIDPENIDEYFGNRGYQALGKVLTEMSQQEVIDEMKLSGLRGRGGGGFPTGLKWQFALNNAADQKYVVCNADEGDPGAFMDRSILEGDAHSVIEAMAICGYATGATKGLVYIRAEYPLAINRLKKAMAQAKEYGMLGDNILNSGFNFDIEIKYGAGAFVCGEETALIHSMEGERGEPTSKPPFPAESGYWGKPTNVNNVETLANIPEIILNGGQWYKGIGTEKSSGTKVFALAGKINNVGLVEVPMGTTLREVIFEIGGGIRNGKKFKAVQTGGPSGGCLTEKDLDVKIDFDSLTAIGSMMGSGGMIVLDEDDCMVAVSKFYLEFTVEESCGKCTPCRIGNKRLLEMLEKITKGNGTMKDLELLKELSETIKDTSLCGLGQTAPNPVLSTLNNFWDEYVAHVKDKRCPAGSCEDLLTYSINDKCIGCTACARVCPVNCIAGKVKEMHVIDTEKCIKCGACYDKCKFGAIDRG from the coding sequence ATGGCTTATAAGAAACATGTCCTAATTTGTGGAGGGACAGGCTGTTTATCATCAAAAGCTGGAACAATAGCTGAGAATATAGAAAGCTTACTGGTAGAAAAAGGTATGACCGAGGATGTACAGGTAATAAAAACAGGATGTTTTGGATTTTGTGAAAAAGGACCAATTGTAAAGATTGTTCCTGACAATACATTTTACGTAGAGGTAAAACCTGAGGATGCTGCGAGAATAGTGGAAGAAGATCTGATTAAAGGGGAAAAAATAGAGACTTTATTATTTAGAGATCCTGTTACGAAAAAAAGAGTAGAAGATTCTGATCATATGGATTTCTATAAAAAACAACAGAGAATAGCTCTTAGAAACTGTGGATTAATCGATCCGGAGAACATAGATGAGTATTTTGGAAATAGAGGATACCAGGCATTAGGTAAGGTATTGACAGAGATGAGCCAGCAAGAAGTAATCGATGAGATGAAGTTATCTGGTCTTCGTGGAAGAGGGGGAGGAGGATTCCCTACAGGTTTAAAATGGCAGTTCGCATTAAATAATGCTGCAGATCAAAAATATGTAGTATGTAATGCCGATGAGGGAGATCCCGGTGCGTTCATGGACAGATCTATCCTGGAAGGAGATGCCCACTCTGTAATTGAAGCAATGGCAATATGTGGATATGCTACTGGAGCAACTAAAGGATTGGTATACATAAGAGCTGAATATCCATTAGCTATAAACAGATTGAAAAAAGCAATGGCTCAGGCAAAAGAATACGGGATGTTAGGAGATAATATCTTAAATTCAGGATTTAATTTTGATATCGAGATTAAATACGGAGCTGGAGCATTTGTATGCGGGGAAGAAACTGCACTTATCCATTCTATGGAAGGAGAAAGAGGAGAACCTACTTCAAAACCTCCATTCCCGGCTGAATCAGGATACTGGGGAAAACCAACAAATGTAAACAACGTTGAAACTCTTGCTAATATTCCAGAGATCATCTTAAATGGCGGGCAATGGTATAAAGGTATAGGAACTGAAAAATCATCTGGAACGAAGGTATTCGCCCTAGCAGGAAAAATAAATAACGTAGGATTAGTAGAAGTACCTATGGGAACTACCCTTAGAGAGGTAATCTTTGAGATCGGTGGGGGAATCAGAAACGGTAAGAAATTTAAGGCTGTTCAGACAGGAGGACCATCTGGTGGATGTCTTACTGAAAAAGATTTGGATGTTAAAATTGACTTTGACTCGCTGACAGCTATCGGATCTATGATGGGATCTGGTGGAATGATCGTACTGGATGAAGATGACTGTATGGTTGCTGTATCTAAATTCTATTTAGAGTTTACAGTGGAAGAATCTTGTGGAAAGTGTACACCATGTAGAATTGGAAACAAGAGATTATTAGAGATGTTAGAAAAGATAACTAAAGGAAATGGAACTATGAAAGACCTTGAGTTATTAAAAGAATTATCTGAAACTATAAAGGATACATCATTATGCGGATTAGGTCAAACTGCTCCTAACCCTGTTCTTTCAACTTTAAATAATTTCTGGGATGAATATGTAGCCCATGTAAAAGATAAAAGATGTCCTGCAGGATCATGTGAAGATTTATTAACTTATTCAATCAACGATAAATGTATTGGTTGTACAGCGTGTGCCAGAGTATGTCCGGTTAACTGTATCGCAGGAAAGGTTAAAGAAATGCATGTAATTGATACTGAAAAATGTATCAAGTGTGGAGCTTGTTATGATAAGTGTAAATTTGGAGCTATAGACAGAGGATAA